The Methylacidimicrobium sp. B4 genome contains a region encoding:
- a CDS encoding xanthine dehydrogenase molybdopterin binding subunit, whose protein sequence is MSPIGQPLPHESAFDHVRGRACYADDAAGRFRDLLHAWPVLSPHAHARIRQIGREEAFAQPGVASVLTATDVPGVNDTSSGVFDEPLLPIEEVFYHGQPVAWVLGESREAARLGAAAIPVDYEPLPSVIGLEEAIEAQCWLAGPFRLNRGEFPTAWERSPFQVRGSLWMGGQEHFSLETQAALAWMDANGGVFVRSSTQHPSQTQEVVARVLGLPRHRITVECPRMGGAFGGKEVQAAPYAAIAALGCLKAGRPVLVRLPRSLDMILTGKRHPFLGRFRAGFTRDGNLLALQVELYADGGWSQDLSAGVLWRALLHLDNAYWIPAIEAVGFVCRTHKTSQTAFRGFGGPQGAALIEEVLTRIAHHLDLSPSLVRERNLYRAGQTTPYGQEVREAESLRALWDSLWKQTRYAERAEEIAEANRLNPHGKRGIAITPVKFGISFTRGCLNQAGASVLLYRDGSVQLHHGGTEMGQGLQTKIRQIAASSLGLPLESIRVMTTRTDAIPNSSPTAASSGCDLSGPAVAEACRQLLDRLRPLAGKRLGCPARLVCFQDGRVFCEHEPTRSLPFTQLVEEAYLQSIPLFAQGFYRTPGLSFDPETGQGTPFAYFAIGAAVSEVEIDGFTGEYRILSVEILHDVGRSINPLIDRGQVEGAFFQGLGWVACEELLWDREGRLRTAGASTYKLPSWSELPPRFAVRFFSRGAESPAIGGSKAVGEPPLLLALSVREALKAGIAAFGPGPVDLGLPATPERVYWAIEAARRGSQAGKKAGGADPRTPQLCLGAASQS, encoded by the coding sequence TTGAGCCCGATCGGTCAACCGCTGCCACACGAGAGCGCTTTCGACCATGTCCGCGGACGGGCCTGCTATGCCGACGACGCTGCCGGGCGCTTCCGCGATCTGCTCCACGCCTGGCCGGTCCTCAGCCCTCATGCGCACGCCCGCATTCGCCAGATCGGACGCGAGGAGGCTTTTGCACAGCCCGGCGTCGCGTCCGTGCTTACCGCGACCGACGTCCCGGGAGTGAACGATACGAGCTCGGGCGTTTTCGATGAGCCGCTCCTGCCCATCGAGGAGGTCTTCTACCACGGTCAGCCGGTCGCCTGGGTCCTCGGGGAGAGCCGGGAGGCGGCCCGCCTGGGAGCGGCGGCCATTCCGGTGGACTATGAGCCGCTGCCGAGCGTGATTGGGCTCGAGGAGGCGATCGAAGCGCAGTGCTGGCTCGCCGGACCGTTCCGGCTGAATCGGGGGGAGTTTCCCACCGCATGGGAGCGGAGTCCTTTTCAGGTTCGGGGGTCCCTCTGGATGGGGGGGCAGGAGCACTTCTCCCTGGAGACGCAGGCGGCCTTGGCCTGGATGGATGCGAACGGAGGAGTGTTCGTCCGGAGCTCCACCCAGCATCCGAGCCAGACGCAGGAGGTCGTCGCCCGCGTGCTGGGCCTTCCCCGGCATCGGATCACCGTCGAGTGCCCGCGCATGGGCGGAGCCTTTGGCGGGAAGGAGGTCCAGGCGGCTCCCTACGCGGCCATCGCGGCGCTGGGCTGCCTCAAGGCCGGCAGGCCGGTCCTCGTCCGCCTCCCCCGCTCCCTGGACATGATCCTGACCGGAAAGCGTCATCCCTTTCTCGGGCGATTCCGAGCGGGCTTCACTCGGGACGGGAACCTGCTCGCACTCCAGGTCGAGCTCTATGCGGATGGCGGCTGGAGCCAGGACCTTTCGGCCGGCGTCCTCTGGCGGGCTCTGCTCCACCTCGATAATGCCTACTGGATTCCCGCAATCGAGGCGGTCGGCTTCGTCTGCCGAACCCACAAGACCTCTCAGACGGCCTTCCGCGGCTTTGGCGGTCCGCAGGGGGCGGCGCTGATCGAGGAGGTCCTCACCCGCATCGCCCATCATCTCGATCTTTCTCCTTCCCTGGTTCGGGAACGCAATCTCTATCGGGCCGGGCAGACGACTCCCTATGGCCAGGAGGTTCGCGAAGCCGAATCGCTACGGGCGCTCTGGGACTCGCTCTGGAAGCAGACCCGGTACGCGGAGCGGGCGGAAGAGATCGCGGAGGCCAATCGGCTCAATCCTCATGGGAAACGGGGAATCGCGATCACCCCGGTGAAGTTCGGGATCTCCTTCACCCGCGGCTGCCTCAACCAGGCGGGAGCCAGCGTGCTCCTCTATCGGGACGGCAGCGTGCAGCTCCACCACGGGGGCACCGAGATGGGCCAAGGGCTCCAGACCAAGATCCGCCAGATCGCGGCCTCCTCGCTCGGCCTGCCGCTCGAATCGATCCGGGTCATGACGACTCGGACCGACGCGATCCCCAATAGCTCCCCGACGGCGGCATCGAGCGGCTGCGACCTGAGCGGCCCGGCCGTCGCCGAAGCCTGCCGCCAGCTTCTCGATCGCCTCCGCCCGCTGGCGGGAAAGCGGCTCGGTTGCCCGGCCCGCCTCGTCTGCTTCCAGGATGGGCGGGTCTTTTGCGAACATGAGCCCACCCGTTCTCTTCCCTTTACCCAGCTCGTCGAAGAGGCCTACCTCCAGTCGATCCCCCTCTTTGCCCAAGGGTTCTACCGGACCCCGGGGCTCTCCTTCGATCCGGAAACCGGACAAGGGACTCCTTTTGCCTATTTTGCGATTGGAGCCGCCGTCTCGGAGGTCGAGATCGACGGCTTCACCGGGGAGTATCGGATTCTTTCGGTGGAGATCCTCCACGACGTGGGGCGCTCGATCAACCCCTTGATCGATCGGGGACAGGTGGAAGGAGCCTTCTTCCAGGGTCTCGGCTGGGTGGCCTGCGAAGAGCTCCTCTGGGATCGCGAAGGAAGGCTCCGAACGGCGGGGGCCTCGACCTACAAGCTGCCCTCGTGGAGCGAGCTCCCTCCCCGCTTCGCGGTCCGTTTTTTTTCGCGCGGTGCCGAAAGCCCCGCCATCGGCGGATCCAAGGCGGTTGGCGAACCCCCGCTCCTTCTCGCTCTCTCGGTGCGGGAAGCCCTCAAGGCGGGAATCGCCGCCTTCGGTCCCGGCCCGGTCGATCTCGGACTTCCCGCCACGCCCGAGCGCGTCTATTGGGCGATCGAGGCGGCACGCCGAGGGAGCCAGGCCGGCAAGAAAGCGGGAGGGGCGGATCCACGGACCCCGCAGCTCTGCTTGGGAGCAGCGTCCCAGTCATGA
- a CDS encoding xanthine dehydrogenase small subunit: MSFPLTINGRVRIVGSSEAGETLLDYVRSLGLTGAKEGCAEGECGACALLWVEEREGRSCLRAINSCLVPLAAAAHREIYTVEALAEGDRMCQAQRGMVEEGGSQCGYCTPGFVVSLFAEQSDRLKRGVDLSALSGNLCRCTGYRPIRDAALRLPPLEADHPLFRRLSSPPPRLGPLSWESGPERFLRPTSLDALWKLSSRYPEARWAAGMTDLSVERNLRFRRFPCLVSLEGIPELRGFREDAQGIEIGAGLSLREIEERLGEIPEPPPGLREWLPLFASPLIRNRATLGGNLATASPVGDSAPLLLALDARIVLLSSEGSREISLGTFFLGYRKTALRPGEVICAIRIPKPYPSIVRFYKVAKRQSDDIATVSLAAALDLDAVRRVRRIGLALGGVADRPLRAAAAEEELEGKPWELPAIERARRALAASLAPIDDHRGSRAYRLAVAKNLLEKFHWQTRRLPH, from the coding sequence ATGAGCTTTCCTCTCACGATCAATGGCCGAGTGCGCATCGTCGGATCGAGCGAGGCGGGGGAGACCCTGCTCGACTACGTCCGGTCGCTCGGCCTCACGGGAGCGAAGGAGGGGTGCGCCGAAGGGGAGTGCGGAGCCTGCGCCCTCCTCTGGGTCGAGGAGCGGGAAGGGAGATCGTGCCTGCGCGCCATCAATAGCTGCCTGGTTCCCCTCGCCGCCGCGGCCCACCGGGAGATCTACACGGTCGAAGCGCTGGCCGAGGGAGACCGGATGTGCCAGGCCCAGCGGGGGATGGTGGAGGAAGGGGGCTCGCAATGCGGCTATTGCACCCCGGGGTTCGTGGTCTCGCTCTTTGCGGAGCAGAGCGATCGTCTGAAGAGAGGAGTCGATCTTAGCGCCCTCTCGGGCAACCTCTGCCGCTGCACCGGCTATCGGCCGATTCGGGATGCCGCGCTCCGACTCCCCCCCCTCGAAGCCGATCATCCGCTCTTCCGACGCCTTTCCTCTCCTCCGCCCCGGCTCGGTCCTCTCTCCTGGGAATCGGGTCCCGAACGCTTCCTGCGGCCAACCAGCCTCGATGCGCTCTGGAAGCTCTCCTCCCGCTATCCGGAGGCACGGTGGGCGGCCGGGATGACCGATCTTTCGGTGGAACGCAACCTCCGCTTTCGGCGCTTTCCCTGCCTGGTCAGCCTCGAGGGGATCCCCGAGCTGCGCGGCTTCCGCGAGGACGCCCAAGGAATCGAGATCGGAGCCGGGCTTTCGCTGCGCGAAATCGAGGAGCGTCTCGGGGAGATCCCTGAGCCTCCGCCCGGACTACGGGAGTGGCTCCCGCTTTTCGCCTCACCGCTGATCCGGAACCGCGCGACGCTGGGGGGGAACCTGGCGACGGCTTCCCCGGTGGGAGACTCGGCCCCGCTGCTCCTCGCCCTCGATGCGCGGATCGTGCTTCTCTCCTCCGAAGGAAGCCGGGAGATCTCGCTGGGCACATTTTTCCTGGGCTACCGGAAAACGGCGCTTCGGCCCGGGGAGGTCATCTGCGCCATTCGGATCCCGAAGCCCTATCCCTCGATCGTCCGCTTCTACAAGGTCGCGAAGCGGCAGAGCGATGACATCGCCACCGTCTCCCTGGCCGCTGCGCTCGATCTCGATGCCGTGCGGCGCGTGCGGCGGATCGGCTTGGCGCTCGGGGGCGTCGCCGACCGGCCCCTCCGTGCCGCGGCGGCGGAGGAAGAGCTTGAGGGCAAGCCCTGGGAGCTCCCGGCGATCGAGCGAGCCCGGCGAGCCCTCGCAGCATCCCTTGCGCCGATCGACGATCACCGGGGGAGCAGGGCCTATCGGCTCGCCGTAGCAAAAAACCTCCTGGAGAAGTTCCATTGGCAAACCCGTCGCCTTCCCCATTGA
- the allE gene encoding (S)-ureidoglycine aminohydrolase: MTATSGGKESFAERSSLLGSTRTVVARRHALLEPASHVRGGLPGFPAHAAVILISPQIGAGFVQFLIHLKGEEGGGSSLPGVESFLYLLAGEASADLGGRAASLAAGDFFFSPPGIEWSLRAGGSGAHAVVFQKTYARLPGVEPPSPVLGRTEEGGGLPFLGDPDALLQTFLPEEPSFDMAVNLFHFRPGASLPFVEAHVMEHGLLMLQGRGIYRLDDAWYPVVAGDAIWMAPYCPQWFAALGPTPARYLYYKDVGRHPLRGSP; the protein is encoded by the coding sequence ATGACGGCGACTAGCGGTGGGAAGGAATCCTTCGCGGAGAGGTCGTCGCTCCTCGGCAGCACGCGGACGGTGGTCGCAAGAAGGCATGCGCTGCTGGAGCCGGCAAGCCATGTCCGCGGCGGGCTGCCGGGATTCCCTGCCCATGCTGCGGTGATCTTGATCTCCCCTCAAATCGGTGCCGGCTTCGTCCAGTTCCTCATCCATTTGAAAGGAGAGGAGGGGGGCGGCTCAAGCCTGCCGGGAGTCGAGAGCTTCCTCTACCTCCTTGCCGGAGAGGCCTCCGCCGATCTCGGCGGGCGAGCAGCTTCGCTCGCCGCAGGCGATTTCTTCTTCTCCCCACCGGGCATCGAATGGAGCCTCCGTGCGGGCGGCTCCGGTGCTCATGCCGTCGTCTTTCAGAAGACCTATGCCCGCCTGCCGGGAGTGGAGCCTCCTTCGCCGGTCCTCGGACGAACCGAGGAGGGAGGGGGTCTCCCCTTTTTGGGCGATCCCGATGCCCTTCTCCAGACCTTCCTCCCCGAGGAACCCTCCTTCGACATGGCGGTGAACCTTTTTCACTTCCGTCCAGGCGCCTCCCTCCCCTTCGTGGAGGCGCACGTGATGGAACATGGGCTGTTGATGCTCCAAGGGAGAGGGATCTACCGGCTCGACGACGCCTGGTATCCGGTGGTGGCGGGGGATGCGATCTGGATGGCCCCCTATTGCCCGCAGTGGTTTGCGGCCCTCGGTCCCACGCCGGCCCGCTATCTTTATTACAAGGACGTGGGCCGCCATCCCCTGCGTGGCTCGCCTTGA
- a CDS encoding M20 family metallo-hydrolase: MEDRFGCAPLPIRRERIVSLLEELAAFSDPPSPGVTRILFSPPDLAARTWLKARCREQGLAIREDAAGNLFARWVGREPDLPAIATGSHIDAVPHSGRFDGTVGVVGALEAFRALRQSGFRPKRSLELVVFTAEEPTRFGISCLGSRLLSGRMRPEDLERLQDEAGESFPRLRERAGLAQLPLSALAPPRYAAFLELHIEQGPVLAGTGEAIGAVEAIAAPAAYRVRWEGVSGHAGTLLMPDRRDALAGAAEAILAVERAAKESGSLDTVATVGEIAVSPGALNSVAGSASFGIDLRDSDPRRRERVARAMRQSLGEIAKRRGLKLSWQILYEDPPAACDPALVAQILESADRLGLRARRMISRAYHDSLFLALLCPVAMIFIPCRGGKSHCPEEYSSPEQIEAGVHVLADCLRALAG; encoded by the coding sequence ATGGAGGATCGCTTCGGCTGCGCACCGCTTCCGATTCGCCGAGAGCGGATCGTCTCCCTTCTGGAAGAGCTGGCGGCCTTTTCCGACCCACCTTCCCCGGGCGTCACCCGGATCCTCTTCTCGCCGCCCGATCTGGCAGCGCGAACGTGGCTCAAGGCCCGCTGCCGGGAGCAGGGACTCGCCATCCGGGAAGATGCCGCCGGTAACCTCTTTGCTCGATGGGTGGGCCGGGAGCCCGATCTCCCAGCGATTGCCACGGGCTCCCATATCGACGCTGTCCCGCATTCGGGTCGCTTCGATGGGACCGTCGGGGTCGTGGGAGCGCTCGAGGCCTTCCGGGCCCTCCGCCAATCGGGATTTCGCCCAAAACGGTCCCTGGAGCTCGTGGTCTTCACCGCCGAGGAACCGACCCGTTTTGGCATCAGCTGCTTGGGCAGCCGGCTCCTCTCCGGAAGAATGCGGCCGGAGGATCTGGAAAGGTTGCAGGACGAAGCGGGCGAGAGCTTCCCTCGGCTCCGCGAGCGCGCGGGCTTGGCGCAACTCCCACTCTCCGCCCTTGCGCCGCCCCGTTATGCGGCATTTCTCGAGCTCCACATCGAGCAGGGCCCGGTTCTCGCAGGGACGGGCGAGGCGATTGGAGCCGTCGAGGCGATCGCGGCCCCGGCCGCCTATCGAGTCCGTTGGGAAGGGGTGAGCGGACATGCGGGCACGCTGCTCATGCCCGATCGGCGAGATGCCCTGGCGGGTGCTGCGGAAGCAATCCTTGCCGTCGAGCGCGCAGCCAAGGAATCGGGGTCTCTCGACACGGTCGCCACGGTGGGAGAGATTGCCGTGAGCCCCGGGGCTCTCAACTCGGTTGCGGGCAGCGCCTCCTTCGGGATCGACCTGCGCGACAGCGATCCGCGGCGACGCGAGCGCGTGGCGCGCGCCATGCGCCAATCCCTTGGGGAGATCGCAAAGCGACGAGGATTGAAGCTCAGTTGGCAAATCCTCTACGAAGATCCCCCCGCCGCTTGCGATCCCGCGCTCGTCGCACAGATCCTCGAAAGCGCCGATCGGCTCGGGCTCCGGGCACGGAGGATGATCAGCCGGGCCTATCATGACTCCCTCTTCCTGGCTCTCCTCTGCCCGGTTGCGATGATCTTCATCCCATGTCGAGGAGGCAAGAGCCACTGTCCGGAAGAGTACTCCTCGCCCGAGCAGATCGAGGCCGGAGTGCATGTCCTGGCCGATTGCTTGCGGGCCTTGGCGGGCTAG
- a CDS encoding ATP-binding protein, whose translation MDPRKNPYAPGAGTPPPELAGRDAWIERAAIALDRIRSGRSARSLILHGLRGVGKTVLLNRIEVDAEARGFASVKIEAPEGRSLPALLIPILRVILLRLDRGQRVRAALGIARKAFAGFVNAWKIKYKDIEISTEFEPERGLADSGHLDIDLTELLTSIGHAAREYDTAVALFIDELQYVRDDELASLIRALHEASQRQLPITMLAAGLPQLIGQMGRAKSYAERLFEFVQIDRLDDHAARAALCIPAKKEHVDFEPLAIKEILDQTQGYPYFLQEWGRHAWNLADASPISRSDAERATTLALAELDDGFFRVRFDRLTRAEKRYLRAMAELGAGPHRSGDIAERLRMTVTSAAPLRNRLIAKGMIYSPAHGDTAFTVPLFDGFMKRILPKMDA comes from the coding sequence ATGGATCCACGAAAGAATCCTTATGCTCCTGGTGCCGGAACGCCACCTCCGGAACTAGCTGGACGGGATGCGTGGATCGAACGAGCCGCGATCGCGCTCGACCGGATACGGTCTGGCCGTTCCGCCCGAAGCTTGATCCTTCACGGGCTACGCGGAGTCGGCAAGACGGTGCTGCTGAACCGAATCGAGGTCGATGCCGAGGCCCGGGGCTTTGCCAGCGTGAAGATCGAAGCGCCGGAAGGCAGGTCCTTGCCCGCACTCTTGATCCCAATTCTGCGGGTCATTCTTCTACGGCTCGACAGAGGCCAGCGCGTGCGCGCCGCTCTCGGAATAGCTCGAAAGGCTTTCGCAGGCTTCGTGAATGCTTGGAAAATCAAATACAAGGATATCGAAATCAGCACGGAGTTCGAGCCGGAACGCGGTCTTGCCGATAGCGGCCATCTGGATATCGACCTGACCGAGCTGCTGACATCCATCGGGCATGCAGCGCGCGAGTACGATACAGCCGTCGCGCTCTTCATCGACGAGCTCCAATATGTGCGGGATGATGAGCTCGCTTCCTTGATCCGGGCGTTGCACGAAGCGAGCCAACGCCAGTTGCCGATCACGATGCTTGCCGCAGGCTTGCCACAACTGATCGGGCAGATGGGACGTGCCAAATCATACGCAGAAAGGCTCTTCGAGTTCGTGCAGATTGATCGCCTGGATGATCACGCCGCTCGCGCCGCGCTCTGCATACCAGCCAAAAAGGAGCACGTCGATTTCGAGCCGCTGGCAATCAAGGAGATTCTCGACCAAACTCAGGGATATCCCTACTTTCTCCAGGAATGGGGAAGGCATGCCTGGAATCTGGCCGATGCTTCGCCAATTTCCCGCAGCGACGCGGAGCGTGCGACAACCTTGGCGTTGGCGGAGTTGGACGACGGCTTTTTCCGTGTACGCTTCGACAGGCTGACTCGTGCCGAGAAGCGTTATCTGCGTGCCATGGCGGAGCTCGGTGCGGGGCCTCATCGCTCCGGCGACATCGCGGAACGACTGAGAATGACGGTTACCTCGGCAGCGCCGCTGCGAAATCGCCTGATTGCCAAAGGGATGATCTACAGCCCCGCTCACGGCGATACGGCATTCACCGTTCCCTTGTTCGACGGATTCATGAAGAGGATCCTGCCGAAGATGGATGCGTGA
- a CDS encoding cytosine permease, whose product MPLRATRKSSPFEVKGIERVTAQEAHGQPESLFRLWMAANVNIATLGTGAIATTLLGLPLWQAALAIAVANFLGSLALGLFSTYGVRYGVPMMALCERWFGRPGNRVLSWINFLNGASWFAVNTVVCAYALEHILSIPPAPAILLLAAVQILVASIGHKLILRAGDACFLVLVLLFSVVSALALLPLPVGSCPAPKIGSGAAVPGAWILGATISLSYLGGWMLFAADYSRYLRYENEPRSIERQVFWHTFWGAFLSTTWIEILGAFLGGAIRSEDPTDLLFSLLPGSLHLLLAAAIVMGTISANMINLYSAGLSLLGAGLRLPQYQASLLVGATGLAVALFGQQEFYQRYEGLLFLLAYLIFPRLPILAIAHLRPRLSRIPSLDTGSIGFFCWLGGVLSSLPFIRQEPWFLGPIAAAHPEWGDGAVIVGAVVSALLYLSLTQREKQAAALG is encoded by the coding sequence ATGCCCCTGCGAGCCACGAGGAAGAGCTCTCCCTTCGAGGTGAAGGGAATCGAGCGGGTCACGGCGCAAGAAGCCCACGGCCAGCCGGAAAGCCTCTTCCGACTCTGGATGGCCGCCAACGTCAACATCGCGACCTTGGGCACGGGAGCCATCGCGACCACCCTCCTCGGCCTCCCGCTCTGGCAGGCCGCGCTGGCGATCGCCGTCGCCAACTTCCTGGGCTCCCTCGCGCTCGGCCTCTTCTCCACCTACGGCGTCCGCTACGGCGTCCCGATGATGGCTCTCTGCGAACGGTGGTTCGGCCGCCCGGGCAACCGCGTGCTCTCTTGGATCAACTTCTTGAACGGCGCCTCCTGGTTTGCCGTCAACACGGTGGTCTGCGCCTATGCCCTCGAGCATATCCTCTCGATCCCTCCCGCCCCGGCGATCCTCCTGCTCGCCGCGGTCCAAATCCTGGTTGCCAGCATCGGCCACAAGCTCATCCTTCGGGCGGGAGATGCCTGCTTCCTGGTCCTCGTACTCCTCTTCTCCGTCGTCTCTGCGCTCGCCCTGCTCCCCCTCCCGGTCGGCTCCTGCCCAGCACCGAAAATTGGGAGTGGAGCAGCGGTCCCCGGGGCATGGATCCTCGGGGCAACCATCTCCCTCTCCTACCTCGGCGGCTGGATGCTCTTCGCTGCCGACTACTCCCGCTACCTCCGCTACGAGAACGAGCCCCGGTCGATCGAGCGGCAGGTCTTCTGGCACACCTTCTGGGGAGCCTTTCTCTCGACTACCTGGATCGAGATCCTCGGCGCCTTCCTGGGGGGAGCGATCCGCTCCGAAGACCCGACAGATCTGCTCTTCTCCTTGCTGCCGGGCTCCCTCCACCTGCTCCTCGCGGCAGCGATCGTGATGGGAACGATCAGCGCCAACATGATCAATCTCTACTCGGCTGGCCTCTCCCTCCTGGGTGCCGGGCTCCGCCTCCCCCAATACCAAGCCTCTCTCCTTGTTGGTGCAACGGGCCTTGCCGTCGCGCTTTTCGGCCAGCAGGAATTCTACCAGCGGTACGAGGGGCTCCTCTTCCTGCTCGCCTACCTGATCTTCCCGCGCCTTCCGATCCTGGCGATCGCCCACCTCCGGCCACGCCTCTCGCGGATCCCTTCCCTCGACACGGGGTCGATCGGCTTTTTCTGCTGGCTGGGCGGAGTTCTCTCTTCCCTCCCCTTCATCCGGCAAGAGCCTTGGTTCCTCGGACCCATCGCCGCCGCGCATCCCGAATGGGGCGATGGTGCGGTCATCGTTGGCGCCGTCGTCTCGGCTCTGCTCTACCTCAGCCTGACCCAGCGTGAGAAGCAGGCGGCAGCTCTCGGGTGA
- the uraH gene encoding hydroxyisourate hydrolase: protein MTDLTTHVLDLFHGRPAEGVPLRLYRAESQELLAECRTDRTGRAACTPPGKALLEAGRYEIVFAIAGYFTQAGISLPEPPFLDEIVIRFGMSGTTDPVHIPLLITPWSYTVYRGQ from the coding sequence ATGACCGACCTCACGACCCACGTGCTCGATCTGTTCCACGGAAGACCCGCAGAGGGGGTGCCGCTCCGCCTCTACCGCGCCGAGTCACAGGAGCTCTTGGCCGAGTGCCGGACCGATCGAACAGGAAGGGCGGCCTGCACGCCCCCGGGGAAGGCACTTCTCGAAGCCGGGCGGTACGAGATCGTCTTTGCGATTGCGGGCTATTTTACCCAAGCGGGGATCTCGCTTCCCGAGCCGCCCTTCCTCGACGAGATCGTGATCCGCTTCGGCATGAGCGGAACGACCGATCCCGTCCACATCCCACTTCTCATCACCCCATGGAGCTACACGGTCTACCGCGGGCAATGA